The following proteins are encoded in a genomic region of Bacteroidota bacterium:
- a CDS encoding DUF2798 domain-containing protein — MKPGIPELKFATLMSFFTTLVVTLVLVSVNFGWREGFLLVWLRSWLIAFVLVGISILYLAPVLRKWLAKK, encoded by the coding sequence ATGAAACCCGGAATTCCCGAATTGAAATTTGCAACGCTAATGAGTTTTTTCACCACACTGGTGGTTACGCTGGTGCTGGTGAGTGTAAATTTCGGCTGGCGTGAGGGCTTTTTACTGGTGTGGCTGCGTTCGTGGCTTATAGCGTTTGTGCTGGTGGGTATTTCTATTCTTTATCTGGCGCCGGTGTTGCGTAAATGGCTGGCCAAAAAATAA
- a CDS encoding tetratricopeptide repeat protein produces MKKISSLNRIAAFLLCFVSGLLAAQPAYIYHEKGQALLKQNKYVEAIAEFDLALKKDATFFESYCERGRCQQALGKTDLAMADFNKTVSLNPKYAPGFYYRAKLQQQLGKDNEAIADYTQAIKLNPDFPDSYASRGLLYARTGKTDLALADLNKAISYDAKDANLFFARASVYRDIKKYNEALADYTTCIKLNPARGDAHFEQGKIYAAQKNHASAVSAFTQAITNKLAGEEVYRLRAEANMAQNKPAEAVKDYTQLIDVMKTKDLEIVRSRGNCYVQLANYPAAVKDFSRLITAKRDDIPALLARADANAKQGKTKYNIALTDYNAVLRIDAKNTHALRGIARLHFANEKWQLAVDKLTEAIAIKAEAGDYYLRAQCYARLQNQKACCADITKAEQMGHPDAAKDKSKLGCM; encoded by the coding sequence ATGAAAAAAATTAGTTCGCTCAACCGTATTGCAGCGTTTTTGCTGTGTTTTGTTTCGGGATTGCTGGCTGCGCAGCCGGCTTATATTTATCACGAAAAAGGGCAGGCACTGCTCAAGCAGAATAAATATGTTGAAGCTATTGCCGAGTTTGATCTGGCGCTGAAAAAGGATGCTACTTTTTTCGAATCGTACTGCGAACGCGGGCGCTGCCAGCAGGCGTTGGGCAAAACCGATCTGGCGATGGCCGATTTTAATAAAACCGTTTCGCTTAATCCGAAATACGCACCCGGTTTCTATTACCGCGCCAAACTTCAGCAGCAGCTTGGCAAAGACAACGAGGCCATTGCCGATTATACGCAGGCCATAAAGCTCAATCCTGATTTTCCCGACTCCTACGCCTCGCGCGGATTGCTGTATGCACGCACCGGCAAAACCGATCTGGCACTGGCTGATTTGAACAAAGCCATAAGCTACGACGCAAAAGATGCCAACTTGTTTTTTGCACGCGCCAGCGTGTACCGCGATATCAAGAAATACAACGAAGCACTGGCCGATTATACCACCTGTATAAAACTGAATCCCGCCCGCGGCGATGCACATTTTGAACAAGGCAAAATTTATGCGGCACAAAAAAATCATGCCTCAGCAGTTAGTGCATTTACACAGGCCATCACCAACAAACTAGCAGGCGAAGAAGTCTATCGCCTGCGTGCCGAAGCAAACATGGCGCAAAACAAACCGGCTGAAGCGGTGAAAGATTACACGCAGCTGATTGATGTAATGAAAACGAAAGACCTTGAAATTGTGCGAAGCCGGGGCAATTGCTATGTGCAGCTGGCCAACTATCCCGCCGCCGTAAAAGATTTTTCGCGCCTCATTACCGCCAAACGCGACGATATTCCTGCCCTGCTGGCCCGCGCCGATGCCAATGCCAAACAGGGCAAAACGAAATACAACATTGCGCTCACCGATTACAACGCCGTGCTGCGCATAGATGCTAAAAACACCCATGCGCTGCGCGGCATTGCCCGCCTGCATTTTGCCAACGAAAAATGGCAGCTGGCGGTTGACAAACTCACCGAAGCTATTGCCATTAAAGCCGAAGCGGGCGACTATTACCTGCGCGCGCAATGTTACGCACGCCTGCAAAACCAGAAAGCCTGCTGCGCCGATATTACCAAAGCCGAGCAAATGGGCCACCCCGATGCGGCTAAGGATAAATCGAAACTGGGGTGTATGTAA
- a CDS encoding SRPBCC family protein, with protein MKILKRILLVLVILIAVVAIVGLFLPSGAHISRSLTIKAAPENVFSLVNNLKSWNRWSVWHQMDPNMKITWGGPDEGNGSWYAWESEHSQVGTGKITITQSVPFDSIVTRMEFMGSDDPAWGRYEFKAVEGGVSVTMRMDAEFGYNIIARYFGLLMKSEIEKNFDAGLESLRKISEEGIAKAAKGEYLITESWQNEQTYLSIRDTVSMATIAEKFGANYGRIGELMGKQGLKMAGPVFSILHKGGEVMELEWGIPVPPEAKGEGEIKRMTLNAGKIIKADYYGPYEGSDPAFKAVQQYAADKKLSASGLCREVYITDPTKDPNPAHWLTYVVLDVK; from the coding sequence ATGAAAATCCTCAAACGTATCCTTCTTGTGCTGGTCATACTTATAGCTGTAGTGGCTATAGTTGGCCTGTTTTTGCCTTCCGGCGCACACATCAGTCGCTCACTCACCATCAAAGCTGCCCCTGAAAACGTATTCAGTCTGGTAAACAACCTCAAAAGCTGGAACCGCTGGTCGGTGTGGCATCAGATGGATCCGAACATGAAAATTACATGGGGCGGGCCCGACGAAGGCAATGGCTCGTGGTATGCATGGGAAAGCGAACACAGTCAGGTAGGAACCGGAAAAATTACCATCACCCAGTCGGTGCCGTTTGATTCTATTGTGACCCGCATGGAGTTTATGGGCAGCGACGATCCGGCGTGGGGGCGTTATGAATTCAAAGCAGTGGAAGGCGGCGTAAGTGTTACGATGCGCATGGATGCCGAGTTTGGGTACAATATCATAGCCCGTTATTTCGGGCTGCTGATGAAAAGTGAGATTGAGAAAAACTTCGATGCCGGCCTCGAAAGTCTTCGTAAAATAAGCGAAGAGGGCATAGCCAAAGCGGCCAAAGGCGAGTATCTGATTACCGAGTCGTGGCAAAACGAGCAAACTTACCTCAGTATCCGCGACACTGTAAGTATGGCCACCATTGCCGAAAAATTCGGTGCCAATTACGGCCGTATCGGCGAACTGATGGGCAAGCAGGGCCTCAAAATGGCTGGCCCCGTTTTCTCCATCCTGCACAAAGGCGGCGAGGTGATGGAGCTGGAATGGGGCATCCCCGTGCCGCCCGAAGCAAAAGGTGAAGGCGAAATAAAGCGTATGACACTCAACGCCGGCAAAATCATAAAAGCCGACTATTACGGCCCTTACGAAGGCAGCGATCCCGCTTTTAAAGCCGTACAGCAATATGCAGCCGATAAAAAGTTAAGTGCCAGCGGGCTTTGCCGCGAGGTCTATATTACTGATCCCACAAAGGATCCCAATCCGGCACACTGGCTTACTTACGTGGTTTTAGACGTAAAATAA
- a CDS encoding 1-acyl-sn-glycerol-3-phosphate acyltransferase: MFTRDPFGHLVFLKRTLVCVIGWITWFRYTRYNKLIIEGTEHLQGLPQQKVLFISNHQTYFADVIAMLHVFCAHKNGRKNSIERPVYLFRPRTNTYFVAAEETMRKGWLPRLFAYVGAIPVQRTWRQGSADVKRQVRMDDISNIGKALEDGWVINFPQGTTKVYAQGRRGVTHLVKKYEPVVVPIVIDGFRRAFDKKGLRLKKKGVTLRIRFKPAMQLDLSQDAEHILHDMMDAIEQSPRYHWPRNAATEGSETK; this comes from the coding sequence ATGTTTACACGCGATCCGTTTGGTCACTTAGTCTTCCTGAAACGCACCTTAGTGTGTGTGATCGGCTGGATTACCTGGTTCAGATATACACGCTACAATAAGCTGATTATTGAAGGCACCGAGCATTTGCAAGGGCTTCCACAGCAAAAAGTGCTGTTTATCTCTAACCACCAGACCTATTTTGCCGATGTGATTGCGATGCTGCATGTGTTTTGCGCACACAAAAACGGGCGCAAAAACAGCATTGAACGGCCTGTGTATCTGTTTCGGCCGCGTACCAACACCTATTTTGTGGCGGCCGAAGAAACCATGCGCAAGGGCTGGCTGCCGCGCCTGTTTGCCTATGTGGGTGCCATACCGGTGCAGCGCACGTGGCGGCAGGGCAGTGCCGATGTGAAGCGGCAGGTGCGTATGGATGATATTTCGAACATTGGAAAGGCGCTGGAAGATGGCTGGGTGATTAATTTCCCGCAGGGCACTACCAAAGTATATGCGCAGGGCCGACGCGGTGTTACACATCTTGTGAAAAAGTATGAGCCGGTTGTGGTGCCTATTGTAATTGATGGTTTCAGGCGGGCGTTTGATAAGAAGGGATTGAGGCTGAAGAAAAAAGGCGTAACACTGCGCATACGTTTTAAACCTGCTATGCAGCTTGATCTTTCGCAGGATGCTGAGCATATCTTGCACGATATGATGGATGCCATTGAGCAAAGTCCGCGCTACCACTGGCCGCGCAATGCGGCTACCGAAGGCTCGGAAACCAAGTAG
- a CDS encoding DUF4836 family protein, with translation MHYLRYTLLSLIFLGAAGALAGYFFFRRTVPVQARFIPHDAVLVLTADVRELALNAKGGKPLLPERGGDAVNKQLAALSHVLEEHGGGGIAQTADVQLFLFRRNESAWAGAALELHDSAAFGNMLRSNDLKREIMLSPAGSNLFALDSSGMVLGWNGDAALLLYPVGNHETAATVKMLAQLLALDEGKSIASNKAFCNAVLQEFDLSLWINPAEAISFTQSAPLAALFGTIAQLHLAADFSDGELSVKRYITENNYVNAGKSQPCPPGETSAYWYFSTSALYKHPAADLFFDDNELNKELAAQLTGQCAVFLHDTAGYTTSYTETVMDENFNTVQREVSRHATEFGHTCVYNLKKGADINALFARAAQSDSNIVQQHKALRIATGNLARTAFLQDGFLIVSTTLSGPYSAKKINAEQRFAAEINTTQILRLLPAVHADWPPQWLSVAALFGKHIQHATLSKPVFKSTNNYSDEFTIHFAANDINAMLQLRDLLREAAWLMQQKN, from the coding sequence ATGCACTACCTCCGCTACACACTTCTCTCGCTCATTTTTCTTGGCGCTGCGGGTGCGCTGGCGGGCTATTTCTTTTTCCGCCGCACCGTACCTGTACAGGCGCGTTTCATACCGCACGATGCGGTGCTGGTGCTTACAGCTGATGTGCGTGAGCTTGCGCTGAATGCCAAAGGCGGCAAACCACTACTGCCCGAACGCGGCGGCGATGCGGTAAACAAACAGCTTGCCGCGCTCAGCCATGTGCTTGAAGAACATGGCGGTGGCGGCATTGCCCAAACGGCTGATGTGCAGCTTTTCCTCTTTCGCCGCAACGAAAGTGCCTGGGCGGGTGCCGCACTCGAACTACACGACAGTGCAGCTTTTGGGAACATGTTGCGCAGCAACGATCTGAAACGCGAAATCATGCTCAGCCCGGCAGGCAGCAACCTGTTTGCGCTCGACTCATCGGGCATGGTGCTGGGCTGGAACGGCGATGCGGCACTTCTGCTGTACCCGGTTGGCAATCATGAAACAGCTGCAACGGTAAAAATGCTGGCTCAGTTGCTTGCGCTTGACGAAGGCAAATCTATTGCATCAAATAAAGCATTTTGCAATGCCGTGCTTCAGGAATTCGACCTCAGTCTCTGGATTAATCCGGCCGAAGCCATTTCGTTTACGCAGTCGGCTCCGCTGGCCGCTTTGTTCGGCACAATCGCGCAGCTTCATCTTGCTGCTGATTTCAGCGATGGAGAATTGAGCGTAAAACGCTACATCACAGAAAACAATTACGTGAATGCCGGAAAATCTCAGCCTTGTCCGCCAGGCGAAACAAGCGCATACTGGTATTTCAGTACAAGTGCGCTGTACAAACATCCGGCAGCCGACTTGTTTTTTGACGATAACGAACTGAACAAGGAGCTGGCCGCACAACTCACAGGCCAGTGCGCGGTGTTTTTACACGATACAGCTGGCTACACAACCAGCTACACCGAAACGGTAATGGACGAAAACTTCAACACCGTGCAGCGCGAAGTGAGCCGCCACGCCACGGAGTTTGGCCACACCTGCGTGTACAACCTGAAAAAAGGCGCTGATATAAACGCCCTGTTTGCGCGTGCGGCACAATCCGACAGCAATATTGTACAGCAACACAAAGCCCTGCGTATTGCTACCGGAAACCTAGCCCGGACGGCTTTTTTGCAAGACGGATTTTTGATTGTAAGCACCACGCTAAGCGGGCCCTATTCAGCAAAAAAGATAAACGCCGAACAGCGGTTTGCTGCCGAAATAAACACAACGCAAATACTCCGTTTGCTTCCGGCCGTGCATGCCGACTGGCCGCCGCAATGGCTGAGTGTTGCGGCATTGTTCGGAAAACACATTCAACACGCTACGCTGTCCAAGCCGGTTTTCAAAAGCACCAACAACTACAGCGATGAATTTACAATTCACTTCGCTGCAAATGACATCAACGCCATGCTGCAACTCCGCGATTTATTGCGGGAGGCAGCATGGCTGATGCAACAAAAAAACTGA
- a CDS encoding MarR family transcriptional regulator encodes MSKKKQTQNRNRRTGYLLWQVSNSWQRTIKTALDPLDLTHVQYLLLETLEQFKTEGEAATQVKLARVAGTDVMMTSKVLRVLEQKKWVSRKANRADARAFHIALTPSGEKVVAKARQLVNDTDRNFFSNLSKPEKFSDNLALLAG; translated from the coding sequence ATGTCAAAGAAAAAACAGACCCAAAACCGTAACCGTAGAACAGGTTACCTGCTCTGGCAGGTTAGCAACAGCTGGCAGCGTACAATTAAAACTGCACTTGACCCGCTCGACCTCACTCATGTGCAGTATTTGCTGCTCGAAACGCTTGAACAGTTCAAAACCGAAGGCGAAGCTGCCACGCAGGTAAAACTTGCACGAGTGGCCGGCACAGATGTTATGATGACATCGAAAGTGCTTCGTGTGCTTGAACAAAAGAAATGGGTAAGCCGCAAGGCCAACCGTGCTGATGCGCGTGCATTTCACATTGCACTTACACCTTCAGGCGAAAAAGTAGTCGCAAAAGCCCGTCAGCTGGTTAATGACACCGACCGCAATTTCTTCAGCAACCTTTCAAAACCCGAGAAATTCAGCGATAATCTCGCTCTTCTCGCCGGATAA
- a CDS encoding nuclear transport factor 2 family protein: protein MQKIFSACIILLVALTGCKSDENKALPTDTAKTETGAYVPASSALFDEIYTQDSLMFAAFNAHDSAGLMAFFSDSLEFYHDKGGLADFAGTASGFQLLFERNKDTGLRRKLVAGTMEVYPVPDYGAIEVCRHEFCHTEAGKEDCGIFKNIMIWKKTGNAWKVTRVISYDHK from the coding sequence ATGCAAAAAATATTCTCCGCATGTATAATTCTTCTTGTTGCGCTCACCGGCTGCAAATCTGATGAAAACAAGGCGCTCCCGACAGACACGGCGAAAACAGAAACCGGCGCTTACGTGCCTGCGTCCTCCGCATTATTTGATGAAATATATACACAGGACAGTCTCATGTTTGCCGCATTTAATGCACATGACAGTGCCGGACTCATGGCGTTTTTTTCCGACAGTTTAGAGTTTTATCACGACAAAGGCGGCTTAGCCGATTTTGCGGGTACGGCCAGCGGCTTTCAGTTGTTGTTTGAGCGGAACAAAGACACCGGTTTGCGCAGGAAATTGGTTGCCGGAACAATGGAAGTATATCCTGTTCCCGATTATGGCGCAATAGAAGTTTGCCGCCATGAGTTTTGCCATACCGAAGCCGGGAAAGAAGATTGCGGCATATTCAAAAACATTATGATCTGGAAGAAAACAGGGAATGCCTGGAAAGTAACACGGGTGATCAGCTACGATCATAAATAA
- a CDS encoding phospholipase, whose product MRKHEIKVAKTARYFTLGQSSHEVREVWFVCHGYAQLASQFLQSFAPLNQHGRLLVAPEGLHRFYRKGGGGDIAASWMTSEDRLRDIEDYIAALDAVAAEVLAPLNADVRIVVLGFSQGAATVCRWLNSGRTKADELILWCGFFPPDMKPVTLPPQTRLTLLTASNDRFISPEENEIQLTELRSQQVTFRHLHFQGEHEIDPQALALLARMF is encoded by the coding sequence ATGAGGAAACACGAAATAAAGGTTGCTAAAACCGCACGCTACTTTACGCTCGGACAAAGCAGCCACGAGGTACGTGAAGTGTGGTTTGTATGCCACGGCTATGCACAACTCGCCTCCCAATTCCTTCAATCGTTTGCCCCACTTAACCAACACGGCCGTCTGCTGGTTGCTCCCGAAGGTCTTCACCGCTTCTACCGGAAAGGAGGCGGAGGCGACATCGCTGCTTCGTGGATGACCAGCGAAGACCGGCTACGCGATATTGAAGACTACATTGCCGCGCTCGATGCCGTTGCAGCAGAAGTGCTGGCACCGCTTAACGCGGATGTACGCATTGTGGTGCTCGGCTTTTCACAAGGCGCTGCTACGGTGTGCCGATGGCTGAATAGTGGCCGCACCAAGGCCGATGAGCTTATTCTCTGGTGCGGCTTTTTCCCGCCCGATATGAAACCGGTTACACTACCGCCGCAAACCCGGCTCACCCTGCTTACCGCTTCCAACGACCGTTTTATCTCGCCCGAAGAAAACGAAATACAACTCACCGAACTTCGCAGCCAGCAGGTCACATTCCGGCATCTGCACTTTCAGGGCGAACATGAAATAGATCCGCAGGCTCTTGCATTGCTTGCCCGGATGTTTTAA